The Spirochaetota bacterium genome includes a region encoding these proteins:
- the fliF gene encoding flagellar basal-body MS-ring/collar protein FliF: protein MEFFTRIFNQLKEIYSKLDTTKKIIIGVVTGVLVIAFIVLFSVSSQKANVVLFADLPSDEFGQVTKKLEEMGFHYTTSGATTILVNPDQREIILTRLAQENMIPKGIPGWKLFDISKWTETDKELNVKYMRALRDEIKKHIESLKNVEKADVEIAITEDELFVDKENAYTAAVTVYLAPGYEGLSKKEIKGIQYLVARAVGSKLKPENVTVTDEYGKIISDFDDQFDKAKEEYTLLEYRKKIEEKARVQMLKDIRAGLEKIFSPDRIQIVRLNMDFNWDKIQEEQEEYSPIEMEKDNPLTPYSERKVKDSLTISKKSTKEHFQGHGWNPEGPAGTEGNKPPGYKASDDQFARYYNEENVENNAVNKT, encoded by the coding sequence ATGGAATTTTTTACACGAATATTTAATCAACTTAAAGAAATTTACTCCAAATTAGATACAACAAAAAAGATCATTATTGGTGTTGTTACGGGTGTACTTGTTATTGCCTTTATCGTTTTGTTTTCAGTTTCATCACAGAAAGCAAATGTAGTTTTATTTGCAGATCTCCCCAGTGATGAGTTTGGGCAAGTTACCAAAAAACTTGAAGAAATGGGTTTTCATTATACAACTTCTGGTGCCACAACAATTTTAGTGAATCCTGATCAGCGTGAAATTATCTTAACACGGCTGGCACAGGAAAATATGATACCCAAAGGCATCCCAGGTTGGAAACTTTTTGATATTTCAAAATGGACCGAGACTGACAAAGAGCTGAATGTAAAATACATGCGGGCATTGCGGGATGAAATCAAAAAACATATTGAATCATTGAAAAATGTGGAAAAAGCTGATGTCGAAATAGCTATAACCGAAGACGAGTTATTTGTTGATAAGGAGAATGCCTATACTGCAGCAGTGACTGTGTATTTGGCGCCAGGATATGAGGGATTGAGTAAAAAGGAAATCAAGGGTATTCAATATCTGGTTGCACGAGCAGTAGGTTCCAAATTAAAACCTGAAAATGTAACAGTTACTGACGAATACGGTAAGATTATATCTGATTTTGACGACCAGTTTGATAAAGCAAAAGAGGAATATACACTGCTAGAGTATAGGAAAAAAATAGAAGAAAAAGCTCGCGTACAAATGCTTAAGGATATTCGTGCGGGATTGGAAAAGATATTTTCGCCTGATCGTATTCAAATTGTTAGGCTCAATATGGATTTTAACTGGGATAAGATTCAGGAAGAACAGGAAGAATACTCGCCTATTGAAATGGAAAAGGATAATCCTCTTACACCATACTCTGAACGAAAGGTCAAAGACTCTTTAACTATCTCCAAAAAATCAACTAAAGAACATTTCCAGGGGCATGGATGGAATCCTGAAGGACCAGCAGGAACAGAAGGGAATAAACCACCTGGATACAAAGCAAGCGATGACCAGTTTGCAAGATATTATAATGAAGAGAATGTGGAAAACAATGCGGTTAATAAAACAT
- the fliE gene encoding flagellar hook-basal body complex protein FliE, with amino-acid sequence MIQQSNSITKSNIFVMKTTHPLHYSDKPQRQQDDDVAGSFMDALKTALGKVNDLQVDAEDLTQQMIYEPESVDIHTVMIAQQKAEIALSLTKAIRDEAIRAYRELINLR; translated from the coding sequence ATGATTCAGCAAAGTAATAGCATAACTAAATCAAATATCTTTGTTATGAAGACAACGCATCCATTGCATTACAGCGATAAGCCACAACGGCAGCAGGATGATGATGTTGCTGGATCGTTCATGGATGCCTTGAAGACAGCACTTGGCAAAGTTAATGACCTGCAGGTTGATGCTGAAGATTTAACACAGCAAATGATATATGAGCCTGAGTCGGTGGATATTCATACAGTGATGATTGCGCAGCAAAAAGCCGAAATTGCTTTAAGCTTAACAAAAGCAATACGTGATGAAGCCATCAGGGCATATCGCGAATTGATTAATCTCAGATAA